The following nucleotide sequence is from Anaerolineales bacterium.
GGTTGTGTAAGAATATCATTGATGGTCCTGTTATCTTGCATTCCATCCTCCATAGCATTGGGTTGGTGTCATTATACAATGCATTGATTAATGACCGCCCACATCTATCGATTCTGTAAGTTTCTTGCAGGGAGGTTGCCATCGAAAAATTAGATTAGCTGGAAATTGATCATCCCATCCAGTGCATTTAGTTGTTGTGATTAAAGATGGTTAAGCTGGATATTGGAATATAAGATATTTTTCCCCATTGTAAGGACGAATACTAAAATACATCAGGCGAGATCTTCCATCACAAGGTGATTCTGGATTGCATAATGGGTTAGCTCAGCATTCGTTCTCATATCCATTTTGAGCAGGATTCGTGCTCGATAGGTGCTGACCGTTTTGGGACTCAGAGACAATTCACTAGCGATTTCCCTGATCTCCTTGCCCGAGGCGATCAAGCACAAAACTTGATATTCCCGGTCAGATAGTGCTTTATGCAGCGGTTGATCGCTATCACGTCTGGCATAACTGACAAGTTCTTCAGCCACCGCCGCACTGATATATTCGCCTCCCGAAAGGATTTTTTGGAATGCTTCGACCAGCTCTTCAGGAGCACTCTCTTTATTCAAATATCCAGCTGCCCCCACACGGATGGTCCTGAGTGCATATTGGTCTGCTGGGTAAATGCTCAGGACTAAGACCGGGATACTTGGGTGCTCCTGTTTTATTTGTTTGAGCATCTCGATGCCATTACCTTCTGGCATGGCTAGATCCAAAACCAGAATGTCCCATGCCTCAGCATTAATTTGATCCCTCAACTCGTGAAAATTTTGCGCTTCACCAAAGATTGCTTGAGGGTAAGCTTCGCTGAGGATTTGCTTGATGCCCTTTCGGACGACTGCATGATCATCAGCCAGCAGGATTTTAATCAACTCTCACCTCAATTGATAGGTTTTTCTTCATCAGTAGATAGCGGAAATGTAACTCTCAAAGTCGTTCCATGTTGCGGATCTCCATTTATCTCGAATGTTCCGCCAAATTGTTTTGCTCTTTCACGCATTCCGAGGAGCCCCAATGAATGATTGTTATTGATTTCGTCAGCCTTAATCCCCTTGCCGTAATCCTTAAGCTCAAGCAATATCTGGTTACCGTCGGTTATCATACGAATATCCAGCTGGTCGGTCTCAGCATGCTTGGCTACATTCGTCAATCCTTCCTGCAGGATTCGGTAAATCGCCAGGGCTTGTTCACTCGATAAATTCTGTTCATCATCCAACTGCGAGATCGTACACTTTATCCCGCTCCTCCTCTCGAAATCGCGCACCTGCCATTCGACCGAAGCTGCCAATCCCAGGTCATCCAACATCCCGGGTCGCAATTCTGCTGCAATCTGTCGCACTGACACGATTGTGTTGTTCAATTGAGCCAGAATATCCTTGGTCTTTTCACCCAAGGTTTCATCTTTTTGTCCAATTTGCGTTGAAATCCAGGCCAGGTCGAATTTTATGCCGGTTAAGGATTGACCCAGCTGGTCATGCAGTTCACGAGCAATGTTGATGCGCTCTTCTTCCCTTGTCGACTGGAGACTGGCAGCAAGCTCTTGAAACTGATGGGCGGACCTCTCAAGGTCGGCTAGTGTTGTTAATCTTTGCTGGTAAGCGAGGGCATTCTGAATCGCAATCGATGCAACAGGCGCGAGTGTCAGTAGCATTTCCTGGTCATTAATTGAAAAACCTTCCGAATCTTGCTTGTTGCGAATGTCAAAATAAGCGATTACTTCTCCAACTGTATCAAGAATCGGAGTACAAATTACTGACCGAAGGTCATTATTAATTTCCAAGTCCCTGCAAATCAATGGATCATTTTCAGCATCGCTGGTTCCATAAGGAACCTTATATTTCAATACCCACCCTGGGATACCTTCACCAATAGCCCAGGTATGGTCAAAGGGGATTTCCCGTCCCTGCTGGAAATACTTTTTAACCCTCATCCCATCACTGGTACGCAATCCTGCAAAGCCACTTTCGCCACCGACCATTTGGATAGCTTCTTGGGCAAGGGCATCCAGGATCACATCCACGTCCAGGGTGGCATTTAATTTGCTGCTGATCCTGAAGAGAGTCTGAAGCATTGCTTGAGATTGATCAACGGGTTGTCCTGTGACAGGTGTCCCCATTGCTTGCTCACTGACTGTATGACGATCGGTTTCTAAATAACCAGGTATGATTCGTTTGATGTGAATTGCCAGATGTAACGCCAGATTCTCAGCCAAAACCAGCGAGTTCTGATCAAAATGCCGGCCAGATTCCGCATAAATGAATATGCTTGCTCCGATGGGTTTGCCATAAAAATTTAGCGGAACGATCATATAAGAGGTTATACCTGCTTGCGCTGCCCGGCGCATTGGATTTACTTCCACGACCAACTTCGCTCTTCCTGATTGTAAAACAGCCGGCAGCCCATCAACCTCATCATTGGTCAGATCATTCTCGAACCATTCATACACCGCAGGATTATTGAGCACTTCCTGTGGTGTGATTACCTTTTGTTCTGGCAAACCTTCAGGATCAATAACATACACACCACACCAGTCTGTAAAAAGTGGGGCAAGAGAATTTGCGATGCGTCGAATAGCCTCGCTTATATTTCCACCATCTTCAGAAGTTGTATAGGTTTGAGCCAGGATTTGATTAATCATCCTGACCTGCTCCACTCGGGTTGCGTCGGATGGGGACCAAACAATAAAAAATAATTTCTGCGATCCAACCTGGGCTGGCACTATGATCGAGTCAATGATAGCTGTGATGCCGTTTTCGTTTCTTATTTGGAGGATGCTGAACCTTAAGTTATTTATTGGTGGCAAGTCGGTGTTTGGTCGAATTACATCGGTATAAGAGGATGATGTAATGATATCTGAAATGCTTTTCCCTACGAGCCTGTCTGTACCATCTCCATATTGTGCTTTGGCCAATATATTCGCGCGTAAAATAATCCCTTTTTCGTCTACGACGAGTAAAGCATACTCGATTGCATCCATCAATCTTTCTGCTAGCGTAAGTTGTTCACTTTCCATAGCACATGCTTCCGAAGTTATGCATAACCAAATGAAACCCCATCAATTATGAACCAAAAATCCCCACCCAATATATAGGAAGATTATATCCTCAGATATCCGTTTGGAATGACAAGATGAAAATATTCTTATGTAGGATAAATTCCTACAACAGTTTTCTTAGTTTACCTACAAGACTTTCAGTCCTCTGCTGATTGCTGCCGCTGTTTGTGTCAGATATAGTGAATCTCATGGTTAGCAGGATTGTCCGAGACAGTCCTTGCTGTTAATGATCATAGTTCAGAAAAGGAGATAAGAATGTCTAAAGCATATGAAGTTATGACCCAATCACTAGCCACCTGCTCACCCGATGACAATGCCGCCCATGCAGCTTCAATTATGTTGGACAGAGACATTGGAGATGTGCTTGTCGTTGAACAAGGAAAACTACGTGGAATTGTCACGGATCGAGACCTGGCACTCCACACTCTGACAAACCACAGCGATCCCCATACACTCCAAGTAAGGGATATCATGTGTGATAAGTTGATTGTTGGTAATCCAGATTGGTCGATGGCAAGAGTAGCCAGGACGATGGCAAAGCATCAGATAAGGCGTCTACCGATTGTGGAAGATGGCCAATTGCAGGGGATCGTCTCTCTGGCAGATATTGCTCGCAATGAAAACCGCAGAGGTGTGATCGCCAGCTCCTTGAAGGCAATTTCATCACCTATGGTTGAATCAAAAGCGAACGGAAAGGCTCACATTGGAGCGTTAGTGGGTTTAGGAATTGCTGCATTAACTTCATCCGCGTTGATCTTCCTTACCTGGAATCGCAGTGGGAAAGAGCTTAGAAAGCAAGTCGCAGATACCAGGCTCTATCACTCGACCCAGCAAGCAGTTGAGTCTGTAAGAGACAAGGTTGACGAAGCTGCCTCAAGTAAGGCTGCAAAGGATTTTCGTCAGCGGATGCGGTCCAATATGAAAGACCTGTCATATCAGCTTCCGAGGATTGAATATAAACAACCAAAACGAAGACCTGCCTGGTTTCAATAACAAGTAAATTGAACTTCACTTAATACCAATGTTTTGCCTTGCATAAACTACAGGCTAGGCAAAATGAAGTGAAATACTCAAATTTGGGGTCAGGTAAATCGTAAATATCGACCAGCTTATTACAGGTTTATATCTAAGCAGGGGTTTGTTCTCAGCCCCTGCTTACCTGGGGGTTGATTGTAAAGAAAGGAAGCAACGATGGCTGAAACAAATCAAGTTTCTGAAATAAGGTCAGAAGAGTGGGAACCTGACTTAACCCACCGGAGTAGAGCCCAAATAGCCACGCAAGTGGTGGCGTTGCTTGTTTCCATACTTGAGGCACTACTCGCATTGCGTTTCCTGCTAAAGTTGATAGCAGCCAATCCACACAGCCCGATTGCGGTATTCATCTATGCAGTCACCGATTTGCTCCTCACGCCATTTGCAGGGTTAACTGCTACCCCTTCAGCTGACGGCATGATTCTGGAGATATCGACTCTTATCGCTATGCTGGTCTATGGCTTGGTCGGATGGTTTCTCCAAAGGTTAACCTGGATCGTCTTGTACCGACCACGCGGTTCAAAAATAGAAGTCACTCGCACCCGCAAGCATGAAGATCGTTCCAGGAAACATCAGACTCAATCATAGCAGTGGATCTTTTGGTAAGTAATAAATCGAAACGCTAAGAATTCAGACAGACTGTTAGACATGTGTATTTGTAGGATAAATCATTACAAACATACTCACAATCGGCTGACGATAAAATCATCCCCCCACTGATTGCCACCAATAATATACGGAGATATAGTGGGTATGTAAGCAGATTGAACAGGGGTGGATTGAAAGGAGAAAATAATGAACATTATCATATATTTACTTGTCGCTGCTGTAATTGGATGGATTGCCACA
It contains:
- a CDS encoding DNA-binding response regulator — protein: MIKILLADDHAVVRKGIKQILSEAYPQAIFGEAQNFHELRDQINAEAWDILVLDLAMPEGNGIEMLKQIKQEHPSIPVLVLSIYPADQYALRTIRVGAAGYLNKESAPEELVEAFQKILSGGEYISAAVAEELVSYARRDSDQPLHKALSDREYQVLCLIASGKEIREIASELSLSPKTVSTYRARILLKMDMRTNAELTHYAIQNHLVMEDLA